The DNA sequence TTTTGCCGAAAATGGTGGCGGTATCAAAAAAGTTTCTAAAGTAGTTCAATTTTCCTAGACTTCCATCTATAGGATGGTTAAGTTAAGGAAAAACTGATTAAGTAATTATTATTGCTACGCTTTTGTCTGCCACAATCTTTTAACTCCTAAAGACGCTTTAAAATATTGTTACCGTGGGTATCTGTACCGCAGGTGGTATATAAGTTGTATTTACGGGCTAATTTCAGGGCTTGAGTTGTCTGTTTAAGGCTAGGTATCCAAGGTTGAGGATTACCATAGGCATAATAGGCTTCTACTCCGTCAATACCCAGCTCATAAGCCTCTCTAATCAATTCCTCAGCACTACGACGATAACGGAAGGGGTGAGCTAAAACGACTAATCCTCCTGCTCGATGTAAGGATTTTATGACTTTTTCCGCTTTGGCATTTTCTCCTTCAGGATTTTCCCCTGTCAGATATTTTTGTAGATGTTCATTTTCAGGATCAAAACCATAACCCAAAATATGCACATTTGTTCCGTTTAACTCTGAAGTAATTTCGATTCCAGTCCACAAATAGGGCAAGCTAACTCTTGGGTTAAATTTTGATTTCTCTTGTAACCATTTATAAGCACGATAAAAACCTTTGACGCTGTGATGATCAGAAATAGCTAAACCTTTCAAGCCAAGTGCGATCGCTTGTTCTATTAAGGATTCAGGGGTTAATTGACCATCAGAACAACTTGTGTGTAAATGAAAATTATATTGATAAGGACAACTATTATTATCTACTCTTTCCCATACATTCGCTAATCTCACAGTATCTTGAGGACGCTCATCTAATAATTGAAATGGATTTGTTTCTGCTTTTAGTAACATTGTCTTAGCAACTATTACGAATTATTAAGTTTAATTTAACAAAAATTTTCCGTAATTGACTGTAATTTTTAAAAAAATTGGCAAAATATTTGTTATCTCGATCATTCTTTTTTTTTATATAAGTCTAAATACTTAGTCCTCCATATACTCTTTTTTCTCAATAATTAAATTGGTAACTAATTTTTCAGAATCAGGGGTTTAGTAGTTAATAATATCCAACTCAGCTTTGATACTTAAGTGTTTATAATGCCCTAACTTATTTTGTTTTTTCTGAAAAGGAAAGGGCAGAATTTTATTTTTCACAACATTTAATAAGATTAAAATAGACTGTATTTCATTGGGAACAATTTTCGTTTGCCATCTGTGAGGACTACAAAATAAAAACTCGACCAAAGCTCGATACTCAGATAAATTTAGTTGCGGATATTCTATCAATAAATCTACTTTTCTGTTTCTAAAATTAACATCTTTAATTATGCCGTTTAAGGTTAAATCTAACTCATTAAAATGTAATTCGACAGTTGAATTATGTTTAATTAATGGTAAGGAATAGTTGTCAGGAAAAGATACTTTGACTCCTTTTTCGGAGAGGGAATAACTAAAGCCATGTAATTGTATATGGTTATTAATCTTAAGGTTAATGGAAGTATTAATATTTAACCAAGGATAAAAATCTTTTTGAGGTTTTTCGACAAAAGCTAATATTGCCACAGTTAAAAGTATTAAATAGTATAAGTTCCAAAAAATACCTATTTCTAAACTACTGTAAGCAAATCTTAATTCTACTATCAAGCTATTAACCGATTGACTATTAAACAATAAATAAATACAAATAATTAAACTAGATAGTGTAGAAATAAAAGCATAAATTAGAGGTAGAGCTAAATTCCAACGAAAAATAGCTTTATCGGTGCAAATTCCTTTTGGAGTAACTTTAAAACCTCCAGAAAAAGGCTTAACCAGAGTTTTTATGATTGCCCACGAAACGGGAAAAGCTAAAATTAAACTATAAATATCAGCGACAATTTTTGCAGTTGAATTATCACAAAGTCGATAAAAAATCGTAAATTGAAATACCATTAATGGTAGGAAATATGAAAGCCAATCATGAACATTGGTAACTAAGGGAGGCATTTTAAAGATAAAACAAAGAGGAAAAATAACCAGAGAAATTAAGATACTAATACTGGTAAACCAATGAATAACTCCTGTTAAATAAATAATTCTTTGATGAAAGTTTAAACCCTTAATGGTGAGGGGATTTGCAGAGACAAAAAAACCTTCCATTGTGCCTTGAGCCCATCGCATTCTTTGGCGAAATAAAGCGGGAATATTCTCTGGCACTAATCCAGCACTTAATCTTTCTGTTAAATAAATTACTTCATATTTTTTCCCTAGTAAAAGAATTGTTGTAAAGTAGTCTTCTGCAACAGAATCAGTATAAAAACCATTTACCTCATTAAGGGCGGATCTTCTGACAATAAAAGAGCTACCATAACACATAACGCTGTTATAATAGTCTCGCATTGGTTGATTAAGTCGGGAAGAGCATTCTTCTGTGGGATGTCCTAAGATATTTTCTAAGCCTAAATTTCGGGCAACAGTGTCTTGATTATAGTAATGTTGATGGGTTTGTAATAAACCTAATTCTGGTTTTTGGAAAAATCCTACTGTGCGAGAGAGAAAATTTTTACAAGGCACAAAATCGGCATCAAATACTGTCACTAAATCACCGTTGGTTAATTTTAAAGCATGATTTAAGTTTCCTGCTTTTGCGTGTTGATGTTCTTCTCTGGAAATATAGTTACAACCTAATTGAAACGCTAATTCTTCTACTTCTTTTCTATTGCCGTCATCTAAAAGATATACTTTTTTGTTGGGATATTCTATGGCTTGACAACCAATTATTGTACGTCTTAAGATTGCGATCGATTCATTATAGGTTGGAATCAAAATATCAACGGTGGGAGAATATTGATTTTCTCTGACGGTTGCTTCCCAAAAATCAGCTTCTTGATGACGATAGTTTCTTTTGATACCTAAAAATAACTCGAAATGGGGAACAATTAAAGTGATAAATTCAAGAATAAAAATAAATAAACTAATTGCGGTTGTGAGTTTTGTTGCTAAATTTAGGGTGTAAAAACCTCTCCATAGAAGATACCTAACGGTTAACAAAAAGAAAACAGAAACTAATATTCCTCTACCTAATGGTGATTTCTTGTCGAAAAATTGAAGAATAATAATACCAAAAACAAACACACCCATAGTAGGTGCTAAATATAAAAAATCATTCATATTTTATGGTAATGATTATTTTTTGAATAGTTTTTTGTGGTTTAAATAAACTCAAAATCACCGATAAATTTGTTTCAAGATATATCCTGAAAATGAAGTTGTGATATTTGACACATCAATCTTAACAAATCTTTATAATTCTTTGAGGATGGCAAAACCAAGAAACTCCATTAACTGCCTATTCAACCTTGGTAAAAACACAACTTAAATAAATGATTTCTCCTTTCACAAAACCATTATAAATTTTTCCTTCTTTCATCCCCGCAAATTCTGCTACTGCCTGACGCAAAAACTTCGGCACGTTAGTGTTAATCAAATTTTGCTTAGTATCATTAACTAATTCCAAAGCCCTAATTACATTAGCGGTAATTTCTTTCCTTTTAATCTCCTTTAGCCCAGATTTTGTAAAACTAATGTTAAGTTTATTTAAATCTCCTATGGGGCGTAAATCAGCCCAAGAAAAAATCCCATTCGGTTTCAACACTCTTGCCACTTCTTGCATAAACTTCGTCATTGAGCCATAACAGTGGGATGATTCTACATTGATTATGACATCAAAACTATTATCAGCAAAGGGTAAATTCTCACTATCTCCTTGTAAATAGGATAAATTGTGATGTTGATACAGTTTATTTGCTACGGTAATATTTTCCGAGGATAAATCTACTCCTTTTATTTCTTCTGGAGAGAAGGTTTTAGCCAAAAAAAATGCCCCTGCACCTCTACCACAACCAACTTCTAATACT is a window from the Cyanobacterium sp. Dongsha4 genome containing:
- a CDS encoding class I SAM-dependent methyltransferase is translated as MLENFFILLTEISPKLKRKLWRWWYDLLANSYQKPDLQFMNYGFDDFNSELKPLILSPEDEANRYYIQLYQYVSSTTDLKGKKVLEVGCGRGAGAFFLAKTFSPEEIKGVDLSSENITVANKLYQHHNLSYLQGDSENLPFADNSFDVIINVESSHCYGSMTKFMQEVARVLKPNGIFSWADLRPIGDLNKLNISFTKSGLKEIKRKEITANVIRALELVNDTKQNLINTNVPKFLRQAVAEFAGMKEGKIYNGFVKGEIIYLSCVFTKVE
- a CDS encoding PHP domain-containing protein, whose product is MLLKAETNPFQLLDERPQDTVRLANVWERVDNNSCPYQYNFHLHTSCSDGQLTPESLIEQAIALGLKGLAISDHHSVKGFYRAYKWLQEKSKFNPRVSLPYLWTGIEITSELNGTNVHILGYGFDPENEHLQKYLTGENPEGENAKAEKVIKSLHRAGGLVVLAHPFRYRRSAEELIREAYELGIDGVEAYYAYGNPQPWIPSLKQTTQALKLARKYNLYTTCGTDTHGNNILKRL
- a CDS encoding glycosyltransferase family 2 protein, coding for MNDFLYLAPTMGVFVFGIIILQFFDKKSPLGRGILVSVFFLLTVRYLLWRGFYTLNLATKLTTAISLFIFILEFITLIVPHFELFLGIKRNYRHQEADFWEATVRENQYSPTVDILIPTYNESIAILRRTIIGCQAIEYPNKKVYLLDDGNRKEVEELAFQLGCNYISREEHQHAKAGNLNHALKLTNGDLVTVFDADFVPCKNFLSRTVGFFQKPELGLLQTHQHYYNQDTVARNLGLENILGHPTEECSSRLNQPMRDYYNSVMCYGSSFIVRRSALNEVNGFYTDSVAEDYFTTILLLGKKYEVIYLTERLSAGLVPENIPALFRQRMRWAQGTMEGFFVSANPLTIKGLNFHQRIIYLTGVIHWFTSISILISLVIFPLCFIFKMPPLVTNVHDWLSYFLPLMVFQFTIFYRLCDNSTAKIVADIYSLILAFPVSWAIIKTLVKPFSGGFKVTPKGICTDKAIFRWNLALPLIYAFISTLSSLIICIYLLFNSQSVNSLIVELRFAYSSLEIGIFWNLYYLILLTVAILAFVEKPQKDFYPWLNINTSINLKINNHIQLHGFSYSLSEKGVKVSFPDNYSLPLIKHNSTVELHFNELDLTLNGIIKDVNFRNRKVDLLIEYPQLNLSEYRALVEFLFCSPHRWQTKIVPNEIQSILILLNVVKNKILPFPFQKKQNKLGHYKHLSIKAELDIINY